In the genome of Gloeotrichia echinulata CP02, one region contains:
- a CDS encoding radical SAM protein encodes MNSLLANLRLKWFLATSALDYSADFVNILYRIYLNHNKIIHFRNGYPVYSLSTPALFSKPAANFISRILYRSIQNKNLPNMMSFAVNDICNATCEHCSFFTAVEEKGRHCLTLEQAQKLIQDSQDLGVSVINFVGGEPLLREDLPEIISSVNKDFATTILFTNGWNLAERAIELKKAGLDSIYISIDSANRDKHDSFRSKQGLFDQAIKGIKKAKKLGFSCGISTTMTPESYAEGELDKIVELAKEIGIHEVLVFDALPTGRYKQREDLVDNHHWVEEMIHSARKYNQNPSYPGVVFFAYFSSYKSVGCSCGTSYFYTSPYGDIMSCDFNHAKFGNILEEPLWKIWDRLTTLPEFCQAKWGGCKIKDSEFRQKEVVSGGK; translated from the coding sequence ATGAATTCCCTGCTAGCAAACTTGCGTCTAAAGTGGTTTTTAGCTACTAGCGCTCTTGACTATAGTGCAGATTTTGTGAATATACTTTATCGAATTTATTTGAATCATAACAAAATCATACATTTTCGCAACGGTTATCCGGTTTATTCATTATCTACGCCAGCTTTATTTAGTAAGCCAGCAGCTAACTTTATTTCTCGTATTTTATATCGAAGTATTCAAAACAAAAATTTACCAAATATGATGAGCTTTGCCGTCAATGATATTTGTAATGCTACTTGCGAGCATTGCAGTTTCTTTACGGCGGTGGAGGAGAAAGGTAGACATTGTTTGACATTAGAACAGGCTCAAAAGTTGATTCAAGATTCCCAGGATTTGGGTGTATCGGTGATTAATTTTGTAGGTGGTGAACCTTTATTAAGAGAAGATTTACCGGAAATAATTAGTTCTGTAAATAAAGATTTCGCCACAACTATTTTATTTACTAATGGTTGGAATTTAGCTGAACGAGCGATAGAGCTTAAAAAAGCTGGTTTAGATAGTATTTATATCAGTATTGATTCAGCTAATCGAGATAAACACGACAGCTTTCGCTCAAAACAAGGTTTATTTGATCAGGCAATTAAAGGAATAAAAAAAGCCAAAAAATTAGGTTTTTCTTGCGGAATTTCTACCACAATGACCCCAGAATCTTATGCGGAAGGAGAGTTAGATAAAATTGTCGAATTAGCTAAAGAAATTGGAATTCATGAGGTTTTAGTTTTTGATGCATTACCAACAGGAAGATATAAACAACGTGAGGATTTAGTCGATAATCACCACTGGGTAGAAGAGATGATTCATTCAGCCAGAAAATACAACCAAAATCCTAGTTATCCGGGAGTGGTTTTCTTTGCTTATTTTTCTAGCTACAAAAGTGTGGGTTGTTCTTGCGGTACTAGTTATTTTTACACTTCTCCCTATGGTGACATTATGTCTTGTGATTTCAATCATGCTAAGTTTGGTAATATTCTTGAAGAACCTCTTTGGAAAATTTGGGATAGGCTCACAACTTTACCAGAATTTTGTCAGGCTAAATGGGGAGGATGCAAAATTAAAGATTCTGAATTTCGCCAAAAAGAAGTGGTATCTGGTGGTAAATAA
- a CDS encoding NAD(P)/FAD-dependent oxidoreductase, with product MTQPTARICILGGGFGGLYTALRLSKLPWESTQKPEIVLVDQSDRFLFSPLLYELLTGELQTWEIAPPFAELLQGTGVRFYQAVVSGIDTDQGRVQLQDGNQIPYDRLVLALGGETPLDLVPGATSYAYPFRTIADVYRLEERLRILEESEADKIRVAIVGAGYSGVELACKLADRLGERGRLRLIELGDQILRNSPDFNRESAKKAIEARGVFIDLETKVESIGADSISLEYKNQVDKIPVDLVIWTVGTKVSPVVQALPFKQNQRGQISTTPTLQVLDHPEIFALGDLADTQDAEGKQIPATAQAAFQQADYTAWNIWASLTNRPLLPFRYQQLGEMMTLGIDNATLTGLGIKLDGTLAYVARRLAYLYRLPTLDHQLRVGFNWLVRPIIDTISR from the coding sequence ATGACTCAACCAACGGCTAGAATTTGTATCCTCGGTGGAGGCTTTGGCGGTCTCTACACAGCGTTGCGCTTAAGCAAGTTACCTTGGGAATCTACACAAAAACCGGAAATTGTTTTGGTAGATCAAAGCGATCGCTTTCTATTTTCTCCCTTACTGTACGAATTACTGACTGGTGAACTGCAAACCTGGGAAATTGCGCCTCCCTTTGCAGAACTTTTACAAGGCACAGGTGTGCGTTTTTATCAAGCAGTTGTGTCTGGAATTGACACAGACCAGGGACGGGTACAATTACAGGATGGGAACCAAATTCCTTACGATCGCTTAGTGTTGGCCTTGGGTGGCGAAACACCGCTGGATTTAGTTCCCGGTGCGACATCTTATGCTTACCCGTTCCGCACCATCGCTGATGTCTATCGTCTAGAAGAACGCCTGCGAATTTTAGAAGAATCCGAAGCTGATAAAATTCGGGTAGCAATTGTTGGCGCTGGTTACAGTGGTGTGGAATTAGCCTGTAAACTGGCAGATAGACTAGGAGAAAGAGGACGCCTGCGATTAATTGAACTCGGCGACCAAATTTTACGAAATTCCCCAGATTTTAACCGTGAATCAGCGAAAAAAGCAATCGAAGCACGGGGAGTATTCATTGATTTAGAAACCAAGGTAGAATCAATTGGGGCTGATAGCATCTCCCTAGAGTACAAAAATCAGGTAGACAAGATTCCTGTAGACTTGGTAATTTGGACAGTGGGGACAAAAGTAAGTCCTGTAGTGCAAGCGCTCCCTTTCAAACAAAACCAGCGTGGTCAAATTAGCACTACACCAACCCTGCAAGTTCTTGACCATCCAGAAATCTTTGCCCTAGGAGATTTAGCCGACACTCAAGATGCAGAAGGTAAACAAATTCCTGCTACCGCCCAAGCTGCTTTTCAACAAGCCGATTATACCGCCTGGAATATCTGGGCTTCTTTAACTAATCGCCCCTTACTTCCCTTCCGCTACCAACAGTTAGGGGAAATGATGACATTAGGCATAGACAACGCTACCCTGACAGGCTTAGGTATCAAACTAGACGGAACATTAGCTTATGTTGCCCGTCGTCTTGCCTATTTGTACCGACTACCAACCTTAGACCATCAGCTCAGAGTTGGTTTTAATTGGCTAGTCCGTCCTATCATAGATACGATTTCTCGATAG
- a CDS encoding HAD family hydrolase, which produces MERPKVIFLDAVGTLFGVKGSVGEIYSQIAQEFGVEVSAETLNQAFIKSFKAAPPPIFADAELEDLPQREFDWWRIIALNTFESAGVLKQFSDFSAFFSELYIHFGTGEAWFVYPDVLAALVNWRRMGIELGVLSNFDSRIYSVLQDLGLKDFFASITIATQVRAAKPDPQIFAIALEKHNCSPDAAWHIGDSITEDYHAAKAAGLRGIWINRHQQ; this is translated from the coding sequence ATGGAACGACCGAAAGTTATTTTTTTAGATGCTGTAGGCACACTCTTCGGCGTCAAAGGAAGTGTGGGCGAAATTTATAGTCAAATAGCGCAGGAATTTGGTGTTGAAGTTTCAGCCGAGACATTGAATCAAGCATTCATCAAAAGCTTCAAAGCAGCACCACCACCGATATTTGCAGATGCAGAATTGGAAGATCTTCCCCAGCGTGAGTTTGATTGGTGGCGGATCATCGCCCTTAACACCTTTGAAAGCGCTGGTGTTCTCAAGCAATTTTCTGATTTTTCCGCTTTTTTTAGCGAACTCTATATACATTTTGGCACCGGCGAAGCGTGGTTTGTCTATCCCGATGTCCTCGCGGCCTTGGTAAACTGGCGACGCATGGGAATTGAACTGGGGGTGCTGTCTAATTTCGACTCCCGAATCTATTCAGTATTACAAGATTTGGGATTGAAAGACTTTTTCGCCTCCATTACCATTGCGACCCAAGTACGTGCTGCTAAACCCGATCCGCAAATTTTTGCCATAGCCTTAGAAAAACATAATTGTTCACCTGATGCAGCATGGCATATCGGCGATAGCATTACAGAAGATTATCACGCCGCCAAGGCAGCTGGCTTGCGTGGTATTTGGATTAATCGCCATCAGCAGTAA